In Rhodamnia argentea isolate NSW1041297 chromosome 1, ASM2092103v1, whole genome shotgun sequence, the genomic window GGCTGGCTTGAGCAAAGGCATTGCTCTTGCTCATACTCTTGCTCTCGGCTTGCCTAGTCGCCTCCATCTGCTTTATAAGCACAGCTCGCAAGTGCATCTCTATAACCCAGGCCCTCGCAATCAAGCATACGAGACTGAATATGGTGATGACCCCCACGGCAACCGATATCGCGAGAAGCAAGACCGTCCGCGTGCTCCCATGGCAAATGAAACCGATCATTGGATCTTCCAGTTATGAGCAGGAGAGTCCGGGACTCTTCTGCATTTGAGGCTCAAAGAGCAGAGAATCCAACACGAAACACCATGTAATCAGACGCTTGTTTGTATTATTTAAGGCATAAAATCAGAACAAATCATCTCCTATTTAAATCTTCCCTTTCTCAGCAGACTAGCTGTGTAGGTATGTCTTTGAAATCTGTTTAACAAGCTAGGACATGACATGACATGGAAATTTTCTCACATGCATGACAAGTATATAGGTAAGTTTACAAAAGGGCAATTAACTAGAAAGTCATTAGCAAGAGTAAACATCTACCGGCAAGAAATTTTATTCAGATGATAATGATATTTTGCTTCTAGTATTATCGACACAATACAAGCGAGCATTCGCACTGTCTTTGACGATAGGATAGGAATAATCTAGTTGTTTTCTAGCATTACGACCGTTGTAGTTACCCAAAAGGAAATGTATAACATAAACCGCGCAACCCGACACGCTTGCAAACTATGCCATCGACTCCCGACCGGGACTTCACAGAGCATTTGGTCAAGTTCGGGGATTTATAGAGCATCGACTCACCAACTCAGAACAGAACTTGATAGCTAAAGATCCCATCTTCAAGTGCAAGAATGCTCATAGAACATTTGATCAAGTTCTCAACAGAAGAAACTATATTGCAGCAGGTTCTTGTCTTAAAGTTGTCACAAGAGTCTCTCACACCTTTGTATCTTCATGAAGACCTCACAGCCAGTCAGACTGCACAATGTATCTTGGTGGTAAaaagatataataaaaaaaggaaaaaaagagaaacaaatcaGATTCTACAAGTATGATCTTCATTACCCTTTCTGTAAACTTCCTAATAAGTGTGTCTAAATCTCTTGCACCGACATGACCCACAGAGAAAACGGAAAAGAGATTAGGACTCATGACAAGAAAAACCCCTAAAgcaaaaattaagttaaattaAAGATTTACtaccaaaaataaacaaatcaattAAGTTGATAGCTAGTCAAGACCGCGATACTTCTATtacgaaaattgaaaaagtttaggaacctaACTGAACAAACTCCGAAAAGTTCATAGAGTACCCGTGTCTTCCTCTCTCGTGCTCTTGCATGTGAAATTGGTCTCTTCGTCGCCATATTAGTTTGTGAACATGACACAAAAACGATGTCATGTATATGATTTTCACTGTTAATTAATTCATGACGAGGAATTTCAACACAATCAGATCGTATAGGGCAATTCAATGTGCGAGATTGAATTTATGTCTGAGTGAACCACGTGAATTTAAAGGGAAAATCCTCAACCCAATTGAATTAGtctttgttctttacaggagtATCTTCTATATAAGGACATAGAAGATATAAGTATATTTAATGGTCGGATCAGATATCACTTAACTGTTTAAGGAAGatatcccaaaatttttgcTATCTAGTGCAAGATCTGGTATTAAATATTTGAAATTGGAGGGCCTCTTTCATTCATTATTATTAGCAAAAGCGAATATAtatggaaagagaaataaaatatcGAATATTATATGGAAAGAGAAATATATttcaagatttaattttttttggtaagactgtttatgaaaaaggaaagattcgaagtttaaaattgaattacgTTAGAAATAAGATATCATGATTCATTTACGTATTTGCCCATTGACAATACATTTACAACACATCTAATCGAGCATATTTTTGAATCGTTTACGAAAATAAATTAACAGGAAATGTTTGCCAAGTCAATGGAGAATATATGCTTTCGGGGAAACAATTCCTCTTTAGGAAATTgaaaatcacttttcaaaatatgaccaaaaaaattacgCTTGAACCAGAAATTCTGCACTGGGCGTGGAAACTCCAACGCTAGTTCCCAAGCCCTAGGTAGCGAACTCGAGTCGAGAGGCTAAGGCTGTGTCCATCGAGGTGCACCAAGGCCAAGCCCGAGTCCAAATAGGTCTTGCCCGGAACCCTAGTACCCGAGGGCATTTCCACAAAGGTTGGACTCGGGACACGAACACCTATGTCCGGGACCTCGGTGACCATGGTCAAATCCCCAAAGATAGGGTCCATGTCTACGGAGGTTGCGCCTAGGACCCCAATACCATTACTTAGCTCCATGACACCCCAACCCGAAACCCCGGTGCTCGTGCTCAAATGCCCAACTCTCGAACCTAGATCCATTCGGGCTCGCCTCGAGATGCCGGTGCTAGGACCAAGTCCCCAATGCTTAGGCCAAGGTCCACAAAGGCCGAGCCTGGGAACCCGGTGCCCGATCTATGGTCCATCGATGTCTAGCCCGAGACCTCGGTGCATGTGCCGAAGCCGTGGGCCTGGGATCGGGCACTTGGAGCTCGGGCTCGTGTCTATTGAGGTCGAGCCCTAGTGCCGGTGCTCGAGTCTCCGGTGCCCAAGACTAAGCCGGGGACCGTGCTAGTGCCCGGGTCCCGAACGCTTATGCCTTGATCCATTGAGGGTGGCCCAATACCCCAACACCTTGGACGGGGTCCCCATTACCCGGGCTCGTGTCCGAGCTTGATGGAGCCAAGTTCCAGTGTCGAGGACCCGAGCATAGGCACCAAGGTCCCGAGCCCCGCTTCTATGGACCCGACCACGGGCACCAAAGTCCTATGGCCCAGCCTTGATGGATCCAGGCCCGGGCGCCCGGAAGTCAAGCATATGGCACTAGAGCCTCGGGTCCGGCCTCCGTCGACACAAGCTAAGGCACTAGGGAGCGGGGCACGAGCTAGCTCTCGAGCCCGGCTTTTGTAGACCCGGGATCGGTGCTCGTGCTCGTGCCTAGGATCCATGTACCCATGGTAAGGCCCTTGGTGCACGGGTTCGGGGTCCATTGAGACCGGGCGCGGTGCTCGTATCAATCCGCAAACTCTTCCTTAGGCTTAGGCAATACAACCTGAAGATGAACCCTCCAAAGTGCTTCTTCGGAGTATCGTCGGGGAAACTCTTCGGAATCATAGTACGAAAGAATGGGATTATGTTGTATCTCGCAAAAACAAAAGACACATTGGGGATACCTAATACTACTAATATTAAGGAATTGAGAGGCTTCTGAGGGTGGGTGGCCTATATAATCGGGTTTCTCGCCAATAGATAAGGAAAGCGCCAACCTTTTCTCTCCTCTAAGTTAGAAGTCCTGGGAACTGGAGGTGATAAAGAAAGGAATGGCGCAGAGGGGGATGAGGACCCGAATTCCATTCTTTGAGTGAGCAGCCTGTAAGTTGCGGTGTATGCCAGTGTGGAAAGAGTACTATTGGCATCTACTTTGCGATCGACAGCTGGTGTAAACCGAAGATCGGCCAAACTACAAAGGGCTCAGAGAAGAGGTTTTTCGACTTAGCCAAACCACTTGGCTCAAGTCAATTCATTATTTCTTTATCGCAAGCAAATAGCCAAAGAGCTTATGAAAGAGCACCGTCTTCTCTTATTCCCGAAAACATATGCGGAGCGATTATTACAAAATAGACTAGCATCTCTAACGGGAAAAGCAAGCAAAGACCTACCCTTTGGTTTGTTTGGTGGCCTCCTCGAATTGTTATGTGCATAAGCGATGCACTAGAGGTTGTCGAGAATAGAGATATAGCTTCCTTCTTTGAAGCGCCTCCCTTTCTCGATAGAACTGCTACCTTGTGCTTGCTTACTAGACTAACCGGACTGCCTCCTCCATAATCGGTACCGATGTCGCTACCTATCTTGCCGATACTAAGCTGGGATTTGCTTCTCGGTCGGAACTAGTGCTCCTCGACCTAACTTCTTTTTGCAATACCGAAAATCCGGAAAAAGGAAAGTTTACCGATAAATGCGGAATTCTCTCTTTTAAGGCTAAGGCTTTACTTCAAGCAAGCAATTGTTCTCTTCGACTGACACAGGGATAAAGAAAGATTGTCCATGCACAAGTCACTAGCACCCTAATCCTAGTGACCCTGCCGAATCGGAATTGTACCTGAAGCCACGTGATTTTCAAAGAGCTAGAAATCAATTGGTATGTGAACGTGTGTACTTTAACATACGCAATTGTCTTGTGTCATTCATTCGTATCATGTAACTATGATGAATATTTGCGTAGAAATCCACAAGGAGTATACCTTCTTCATCCCCAATTCGTTCGATTATGGATTGAGAATGATTAATGGGCCATTATTGAAGCCatcattcaattaattttttatggtgcttttattttctatagATGACAATAGCAATGTACCACGAGCACGTTCATCATTTATCTTTCCATAAATCCGATGTTATATCATATACATGACTCCTCCTTCGCCAGTGAAAGAATATAATTACATTTATTTTCTGCTTCTCTTTAATTACTCATCATTCTCGCACGAGGTGCTCTTCACAAAATGATGAGAGCAGCAATTCAATAAATTACACCAAATGaatcaagaagaaaacaaaaaattgcacGAATATCAACAAGAAACGTCAAACTATATGTTGACGCCGCCGATCATTGTCGTCGTTGtcgtcgtcttcgtcttcttcttcttcttcttcttcatggttCGGAGTTTCATCATCCACAACCTAGAACATACAATGGTTTAATTAGtacttaaatctttttttgtgaaCTATCACacgcagtaaaaaaaaaaatttctctttcttttttcctaatttttcccatttaaaAAGTGGGAAGAAGCTTACGTGGTAACGTTGCCGGATGCTGTTCTGAACCGCCGTGATTGTCTGAATCAATAAGAACATCGGGACAACAATCCCACTCATTCTCAAAACAAGAACCTGTTTTCACCACAGCAAAACTTCGAAATTCAGACCAACAAAATCCCACAAATCTTGAGTTGGCGATCAATTAaacaaatttcaatttcaatccttTCCCCCTCTTCTTTCAAGCACGAGTCTTAGAACTTACGGTGACGAGGGTAAATGGGTATTCTTCCGGTTTGCCGGAGAGCACATCGAGCGTGTGTCTTACAAGCAAGAAAACTGTAAACTGCCCACAAAAAGATGATTAAGGAAGTTAGAACCTACAACCACATCGAACCACTTAGGAATCCTAAAAAGTACAAAAGCAATGTAGTGGACGACCCATTTAAGCGAACTCGTGTTAGGAAAACATGAAAATCGACAACCTTCCTAGGTAAAGGAAGAGACAGGAAAGATCCCCACCAAACCAACACCAAATCAACTAACTCTTGGGCTAAATGGACtttatttccctttctttatCAATTCTACGCTAACCCAATAGGATTTCTCGAACCGTAAATTGTTTTTAAGTGCGGATAATGCAGGATCCAGTTTGGTGGCCAACTTGCCAGGTGGCAGATCGTGGGTTACTGCTCAGTTCCTTCAAAGTTGTGGTCACCCAATATGATGTTTATGCTTACTAcataattgtttttttatttttttcataataagtCAATGATCACTGGCGGCGGAGCATGAAATGTACAAATGGACTTACCGAGAGAGCCAATGTCCGGCAACAAGCGGCGCCCCGGTTGGCAGCCGAGGCGCACTCAGAGTAGACGGCTTCGATCGGCACTCCTGTTGCCAATCTCGGGCTCTGCGGTTCGGGTTCGAGTCGCGGAACTTGCAAGCTGTCCCTGAAAAGACAAATGAGTTCGGATGTGTGCTGTAAATGAATTAAGACTACCGTCTGTTTTGACATGGATTACAAAGAGACGTTCCAAGGAGCCAGAAACAATTGGtacaagaaaaagcaaaagggatTTCTTAATCTTTGTAATGCAAGTAGTCCCATGTTAGCAGAATAATTAGTTGTCAAGCATGTCTGGCTTTTTTATATGGCCTTAGTCAACAAAGATGAGTGCATTTCTGGGGACAGCATTCCGAAAGCGGCGCGAAAAAGGGTGGTGATCACTAATTAGAATGTAGGGGCTGTCACAGAGAAAAGACTAATCACCTTATAATTTGTAGGTGATAGGCCATGGGATTAGGCTAATAAAGTAGAATTAACCAATAAACGGGGAACACTACCTAATAGTAACGGCTGCTTCAATCAATTGAGCCTTCTTCGAAGGTGCTGTGTAACCGGGTTCGTAGTTCTGCAGAAATTTGCGGACGAAGAAAAACAGAGCAGATTAGAACAAACACTTCAAGAAAACTCAAGCATGTGAAGATGGTGAGGACGGGAGTGTGAAAGAGATGGCCAAAAGCTCACTTCAAGAAAACTccagggaaaataaaaattgaaaaaagttgtGAGTTTCAAgaacccaaatttgtttggatgATAGCTTAGGAATTAGTCCTCCTAAATAATCTAATGACAAGAGCCAGAGGGAGAGAGGATAGAGAAATTCAGAAGgaggaaaacttcaattgagacAGGTTTTGAGGCAATCTGAACATTGACATGGACGCAGAAGACGACGTCTGAGAGAGTTGGAAGAAAAAGCTTGaacatttaagaaaaaaaacaaaaggagcaaAAGTCCAATTCGAATTGCAACAGAACACATGCATAGAAAAACAAGCAAGGAAATTTCGCCCGAATCACAGCTATTCTTCGACAGGAAAAgacgaaaagaagaagacagagcaTAAACGTGCCACTTTTCGTTCTTGTTCTGTTCAGAAGCAGAatcgattttcttttcaaaaaatttacctGAAGACATATTTCACAAGTGGTGCTTCCCTTCTCGTTGCACCATCTCTGTATACAATCCCTGTGCGCGAACTGCGATGAGCAAGGCAAAATCAGAATCACCgtggtgagaaaaaaaaaacaaaagggaaaagggaaaaaattcaagagggCGATCAAAACAGAGAACAGAGAATCAACAACAGCAAGAGCTCAAAACAGAGGAAGAATTCACGAGCTCTCTCACCTTGACGGTCCCTGAACAAGCGCAAGGAGCTTCCAAGCTCTGTTCGCTCTCGAACTCCGCTTCGTGACAAATCCGGCAGCACGGAATCGCGGAGCTCGACGGGAAATCATCCACGAACAGCGAAACATCTCCCATCTcgccctctctttttttcccgaGCAGCTCTTCGGTTCTCTCTGCGTGGGAGTCTGTCATGTCAGGAGGATGACGACGATGATTCAAACTTGCTCTGTTTTCAATCctctgtttcctttttccaaatCTCCGTGCCTCCTCCTTCGTATGTGGaggcttaggactttttaaaGATTGAAAAGAATTGGACTCGAACTTCCGAGAATGCCCTCTCATCATGCCCCGTATATATCTTACCGTATATTTTAAGGAAGGCGATTCTCAATTTCGTGAAATTGTTTTCATTAATTCCTTACCATCTTTCTGGATGTTATGACAGGATTCGACGCGTGAAATGGGAATGGGAAGGCCAAGGCTTAGGCTTTGACCGGTTAACGCCTGGGACACGGCCAAAAGTCAAAGAGTCTAAGGAAAAAGTCGCCTTCAATGGGGAGGAATAGAGCAATTTTTCCAACCCTCATAGCTGTGTCGGGCCGACCATATTTCGCTTTGGTTAAGGTCTAgaactttcctttctttatgcACAATAAATTGCTGCGATTTAAGGTGGGGAAAGAAGGGTTATCATAAAATGTCGCGTTAAATCCGATTCGAGCCTCGTACTAAAACACAAACTGATCGGAGGTTTTACACAAAAACACGAAACCGTACTTTTAACCTCATGGAGGAAAGTGCGATCACTTCACCGCACGCGCTCTTACGTTGCTTTCCTTTGTGGAAAATTGTTAGCTATCCCCATTAATCCAGTGTTTAGGTTTTCGACGCTACAGTGAACAACAAGATTAAGTCCACCTCCCTTATCCGAAATCTCTGGAACGCCATCCATAATTAAAAGCAAAGGAAGTAGTTCTTTATGGCCATTACGTCGCGTCAAATTAAAAGCTTGTGCTTCCCAAGGTGTAAAATGCTGACAGTTTTGTGATCTCTATTATCACGCATTAATTCTTTCCGTCGATTCCGATCTATGTTATGTATAGAAAAGTGACATTTATCTCACTCTCTTATATTCAAAATTATCCTCGCATTACCATCAGTCAGTTATAATCACACAATtcaagcaacaatccaaaatcCATAGTTGTTATATGCATAATCATGTAACTACGCTTGCGCCACGCATGGCTTAAcctttaggattaatatcatgaaaaacttcaaattggtacatatgtgataaatttacccaaaattatttttttatcacgaaaaactccaaaccggtatacatgtgacaaatttaccccaaattatttttttgaccacctaaaatcctaaaccggtatatccgtgacaaatttaccataaactaatttttttaaccacgaaaaattccaaactaatacgcctatgacaaatttaccctccataaAATTtggttaatgccacgaaaaatttcaaatttatgcacttgtgacaaacagagggtaaaaaccttaaaccggtATACCCATCAACTACCATGTGTTATCCAACTCTGTAATTTGACGATTtgatttaactaaaattaatggagggtaaacTTATtatagatgtactagtttggggtaaatttgtcacaagtgtaccaggttatagttttttgtggtcaaaaaatagtttgggataaatttgtcacacgtgcaccggtttggaatttttcgtggtattaaccctaaccTATATTATCATgcacttgaaaaaaaatttccctcgTTAAGTATATGTGATGtcaacttttaaatttgtctAAATCTGTGGGGGTCTCATCTTGCACAAGTGGAGCAACTCCAACAATAGTGCAAGACACGTTGGAGCATTAGTGAGAGCACGAGATTTGATCACCCCTTATCTATCAATagccaaaaaattcaaaatgggatGCTATGCATCAACCAATGTTGGACCAAAACAAGAAGTTCAAACATAAAATTGCCCTCTATTTTCCAAATTCCGAGATTTTAAACCAATATTCGAGCGAACCCGTGTCGTAATTTCGTAATCAAATCTATCGTGAAAAAAACACGATTCGATTTGATTAGACTTGAATTAGAGATGCAAGAAACCGTTTGCTTCATATGACAAGAAGGGGTGGTTCGATTTTACCATGTTTCGGAAAATAAATGTACATTAATGTAGGATGGGGAAGATTTAGGATAAAGTTGAGGATCTATTTACATG contains:
- the LOC115750144 gene encoding uncharacterized protein LOC115750144, whose protein sequence is MTDSHAERTEELLGKKREGEMGDVSLFVDDFPSSSAIPCCRICHEAEFESEQSLEAPCACSGTVKFAHRDCIQRWCNEKGSTTCEICLQNYEPGYTAPSKKAQLIEAAVTIRDSLQVPRLEPEPQSPRLATGVPIEAVYSECASAANRGAACCRTLALSFTVFLLVRHTLDVLSGKPEEYPFTLVTVLVLRMSGIVVPMFLLIQTITAVQNSIRQRYHVVDDETPNHEEEEEEEDEDDDNDDNDRRRQHIV